The following is a genomic window from Amaranthus tricolor cultivar Red isolate AtriRed21 chromosome 10, ASM2621246v1, whole genome shotgun sequence.
CATTAGTAATGCCTCGTATTCTGCTTCATTGTTAGAGGCCGCGAACTCGAATCTAACTgctctttccatacggaccctGGCGGAAGATACAATCAGAAGTCCGGCTCCACTTGCTGATTGTGTTgaggacccatctacatacaatTTCCATTCTTGATTGGGATCAGGATGATGAGGGATAGTGCTTTCGGCTATGAAGTCAGCAAGggcttgggctttgattgctGCTCGTGGCTCATATTCAATGCCGAAATCTGCAAGTTGATTAGCCCAATCAGTGATGCGGCTCGATTAGTTTTTCCTtttccagaatctttttcagGGGTTGGTTGGTCCggacgatgatctggtgggattggaagtaCGATTTCAACTTCCTGCTTGCCATTACGACTGCGAACAAGACCTTCTCCACTTCACTATAGTTTCCTTCTCAGCCTCAGAAGGCGTGACTAATGTAGTACACAGGGAGTTGCTTCTTCTCTCTTTCAGCGGTTAATACTCCTGACAGGGAATATTGGGAGACCGAGACATATAGGATGAGTTCTTCCCCATCGATGGGTGAAACTAGTTTTGGCAGTGATGATAAATGCTCCTTGAACTGATTGAACGATTCCTCCACTTCGCtagtccattcgaacttgctCTGTTTAAGAGTCTTGAAAAAAGGTGAGCATTTATCCGCGGATTTGGATAGGAATCTCCCTAAGGCGGCTAGGCACCCTGTTAGTTTCTGGACTTCTTTTACGGATCTGGGGGACTTCGCGTCTTGGATTGCCCGGATCTTGTCGGGGTTTGCTTCAATGCCCCTCTCATCCACGAGAAAGCCGAGACATTTCCCTCCAGTGACCCCAAACAGGCACTTGTCAGGATTGAGTCGCATTCGGTGTTCCCGGAGGGTTAAGAAAGTTTCACGTAAGTCCGCGGCATGCTCAGACGCCCgtttgctttttgtgatcatgtcATCTACGTATACCTCCAAGTTTCGGCCTATCTGAGACCGGAAGACTTTGTTGACCATCCTCTGATAGGTGGCTCTGACATTTTTTAAACCGAAGGGCATGACTTTGTAGCAATATACTCTAGCATTTGTAATGAATGCCGTATGTGGCCGGTCTTCCGTGGCTAATGGCATTTGATGATAACCCGCGTTAGCATCCATGAAACTTAATAGGGCGTGGCCTGCCGTTGAGTCTACTAGACGATCTATCTTGGGGAGGGGATAATCGTCTTTCGGACAAGCCTTGTTCAGATCTGTAAAATcgacgcacatcctccacttcCCATTCGGTTTTTTTAACGAGAACAACGTTGGAGAGCCAATCGAAGTATTTGCATTCCCTGATGAATCCGGCTTTCAGCAATTTTCCACCTCTTCTTTGGCGGCCTTAATTCGCTCTTTCCCTTGATGTCGCAGCTTTTGCTTCACGGGTTTGTAGCCTGGTTTTATGTCAAGTTTGTAGCACATGACACTtgtagggatgccaggcatttcttccgtggaAAAAGCGAAGACGTCGCGGAATTCGGCGATGGTGGCCATGATATCCTGCTTGATTGCGTTAGGAAGGTCTTTTCCGATTTTGATCTGCTTCCCGTCAAATATCTCCACCTCCTCGTATCGCTCCACTGGATGAGGCCTTCTGTGGTCATTGGGATTGTCCGTATACACACTCATGACAGTTGGGGACTCTTTTTCCCTCTCTCTTTTGGAGGGAATGGCGGAAGTTTCTCGCTTCAAGGTGTTCACGAGACATTGACGGGCTGTTATTTGGTCCCCCTTAAGGACGCCTACTTGACCATCATCCTGTTCGAATTGTAACAGTAGTTGATGAGGAAAGATCGCGgctttgatcttgttgatgagtgggagccccatgatggcgttgtagGGGAAGGCCAGATCCACTACTGTAAATCGTATGGGTACTGTTCTGCCTTTGTTTCTTTCCCCCACCCGTACAGGGAGTATGATCGTTCCCAGTGAAATGACCTAATTTCCGCCGAATCCGATAAGGGGTTTGTCGaggggttgtaagtgcttttcttcgaacttcatttttctcGGACATTCCATGGTAATGAGGTCGGCTGTGCTTCCGGTGTCCACCAGTACTCTCTTGACCTTCATTTGCCCAATCTTGAGGGTAACCACTAGTGGGTCAGTGTGTGGTTGTTGCAGCGGTTGGGAGGTAGTGGCATCGAATCTCATGATCGGTCCGCTTGACACGGTTTTTGGAGGTCCTTTAAGCAGAGTATGGACGCTATCTTTCGCAGCTCGAATAGTAGGATACTCTTCAGTGTATCCTCCAAAAATCACATGGATAGTTCCTTGCGTGTTGGAACTTTCACGCCTGGCCTCGTCCCTCTTGGGGGATCTGCGTCTTTGATTCCACGGCCTCCTGTCCGCTTCCCCTCTCGCATCATAGTCCTTCCGGTTGATGAACCTCGATAGCTTTCCTTCGTCGGCCAATTGATGTAGGACacgtttgagttcgcggcattgGGCCAAAGTGTGGCCATGTTCTTTGTGGTAGTCGCACCACAAATTGAAGTTGTGGCGATCAGAAGGGGTGGTagtaggaggtggagttggcaactcGTCTTGAATGGCGAAGAATATGTTTTTCTATTGCGGTTGAACAACGGGTCATTGCCTCTGTCGAGCAAATTCCGCGTCCTGGGTTCCCCTTCCGTGACATATACATGTCTGGACCGGGGAGGCCTCATGTCTGATGGGGGTTCTGGACGAAGAGGCCTGTAGCTCCTGCTCTCGATGAATGTTCCTCCCTGTTTCGTGAGGATTGATGGGAGGATGTTGGATCCTTCTTCTCTGATCTTCGTTTTTTAgggtcatgtgcctgacatattTCGGAGGCCGTCACATAATTTTGGCATTGtttcatggcctccgcgtatgtcttcacttgactctcGACCAACTGGAACATCAGCTTTTGAGCCTTCATACCGTTGATCAGTGCGTTTAGGGCGACCGATTCCTCTAAATCAGTGACTTCCAGCACCGCCTCATGAAACTTTTTCAGATATGATGATATGGATTCTCCTTCCAATTGCGTTATGCTGAGTAAGTgaaagtttgatttctcctgccttctggaTGCTACAAAGTGACCCAAGAATTTGCCTTCTAACTGGGCAAAAGTGTGGATACTTTCCCCTAGAAGGGAGGTATACCACGTCAAAGCTACCCCAGtgagagtagttgggaagaatttgCACCACAACGCAGGGTTAGTGGTGTAAAGTAACATCAAATTTTTGTACGCCATCAAGTGTTCTTCCGGGCAGGACGTTCCGTCAAAGGCCGTCATATTTGGAATTTTTATTTTCGCTGGgattgggagtattcagtaCTTCCAAAGCCAGCGGGGAACTAATTGGCATGGGGTCTTCGGGAGGATTAACCTGGCCAGCTTCTTTCCGCGGCATCACGGCGGGGCTGGTGGGATGACTAGATCCTGTGAGTTGTGCTTTTCTCCTTTCTTCCGTCCTTTTATCCACCAGTGATTGAATGCTTTCGGATGTCTTTTGCCTTTTGCTTTCCAAGTAGGTGCGAGCATCtcgagaggcggttttagattcCCCATCTCGAGAGTCACTCCTGTTGAAACTTGTATGGGTCTTTGATCTCTCCCGCCTGTTCTTATTGCGTCTACCGGAATGTGACATTCTCGAGTTCTCCTCTTGGGATCCATGGGATTTTTATTTGGTCCGCCATGTCCTCCAACGCTCGTTGTTGAGTGGGGGTATTATTTAcgacggcgcggagttgttcggagaaggcggcagtgaggtttcgtgctagcatgtccagatcacggcgagtcacggcttgattgttagcgtgacccgctgaagtgtctgtatctgtgctgtgcacggtagcggtttgtgttggatttctttTGGGAGCCATGGCTTTTTGTTAACTCCCCACAGACGgtgccaaactgtttcggtaatgaaacgatgAAGTGCGAGACACTTGGAATACCGGAAGTGGAAGCGTTGTCGGGAGCAGCAATTCGCGGAATAAAGGgagacctgaattcctgcaacacaacacgttagccttgtccggggggtaatctcccggaaaacccctccgacgctcaagttagaacgtctATATGAGATTATAGAGTGGAagattataaactgaatgcaagaagaTGTCGGGGTTAATATTGCTGGAATTGgggtaggctaatgaagtggagtaAGGATACTTAGGaggattatttttttatgatccCTTCCTCTCTGATGgatgtccctatttataatggtgaagaaGGAAGTTATTTCAGATGGGAGGTTGaatatcatgggagtagtgggcaATTGCCAGCCTTGGAAGAAGGATAACCAAGCAATGAGGGAGAGTGGGAAGTTGGATCAAACAGGAGGTTATTTCCCTGGAGGGAGTTAGGGTTTTGTGGGTTACTAGCTCATGGGCTAATTAAGGAGATTAGAGAATTCAGAAAAAAGCcccttgaccgaaagtcaaggtcaacccaaaaggtcaaagggtatcaaggtaatattacattaataatttatataaataaataactcaaATAAATGTTACCATGACAATTTTTAATATAcgtatgttaatatttaaattcgtatgtgaaaggaatttattaagactacttcaaaattaatttaatataattataaaatacccaaaagtcattaaaatattaattaatgacgtcagaaaatctcggggtgctACAGCCTACCCctccttaaaaggagtttcgtcctcgaaactagaGTAATAAGAGTACAATTCATGAAAATtgtatttctaataactcatgAAGGTGTTTTAACGATTTTAAGCTCCAAAATTGACTCAAGGGTCGTgactttattgacactattaacaAAAAGAGACTCTATCTATCATTATTTTCATGCATTTTTCATTTCGAGTATTTATAATCACCTAAATTGGCTCAAACGattaatcaaaagcatgtaaatatcacaccaattgattcaaacaatcaatcaaaagcatgtagatATCACACAGATAGGTttaaacaatcaatcaaaagcatgtaagttTGTAAGAGGTTGTTATCATAGACGCAAAAATGCGTGAAAGCGCAGGAGAAAATGCGTGTAAACACGCGAAATTCTATCtcattctaccccccttaaaacttagttacgaccccgtaactcactaacctcgAAACATAGGCAGGGATAGTGTGGTTAGACCATGGaactctaattatttaatatctcTGATCTCAGTACTACACATCTTAGTATCTAGGTCTCAATATGTTCTCTTAGTAAGACAACTCTCCTCAATGTTTACAAAAGTAAAGGATCTAGCACATGTTGCTTATAAAAAGTGTATAACTTGAGATCGTAAAACATGAAATGTCCTGTTATCTAATGTAATTCTTCAAACAACTTTTCCACCTCTACGTGACCACCTAAGGTCGTACTTTGTGATAATCTTGTAATGTACGAAAggtttaactattataatttgAACTATAAATGGgggtaaaatatcaaaacaacaaagtcCTAAAAGTAAAGTGCACGAAGTTGATCAACACTTAACTCGTATTACAATTAGACACCCTAGACCTAAGGATATATGAATCTTACAAAACTGGTTGGTTATCAACTCCCAAATTGATTCACCGCTAACTTTACTTATCATACCATAATCCTAAGCTTTTACTTAAAATGAAATGCTCTTTTCACTAATCATATATGATCAAACCattttataacatattaaatcATACATCATGACTTGATTAGTAaattaacaactcaaattaataactCATAACATAATACATGTTTCAACTATATAATCCAATCATATATACCACATTTTAGCAACTTATTGTAGTTAATAATTATATGTTCACAGCCACGATACTAATACACATCGTAATTGTTTAATAATAACATCCATTAtccatcataatatcaaattctaaTTACGAAAATATGAggataatttaaaatcatgaaGGGCAATGTCAAAGGTTACCAACATTTTTCAGCTATTCACTTACCATACGACTAGATATGTTGAAAGTAtagaatttatatcaattaagaTCACGAACTCATATATGACTAAAGTAATGCATCATGTACTTATATAACGATGGTGCTGATGATACTAATAGggtaataatagtagtaatgatcaacaaagatgacATTTTATGTATACTAAGAAAAAAAATGCAAGATAAAATAACTGATGAACACAGCTACATCATCGCAATTTCCAACATGAATAGCAAACAATTTGATAAAGTTGTGATACCAACACTAATTCACAATATCCAATCTACTTCATAACATTTCCACCACAACACTACCTCTAACTAACTATAACACCGTTATCGCAACCCTATGCTTGTTACATTAATGATCCTAACACTATACTAAAGTACAAAAACACAAAGCTAACAAAATAACGCAACACTTGAGATTATGCATTACAATTATTCCTTCGCAAACCATTGGGATTCAATCACCCTTCGACCTAAGATGCGAAACTTAGAACTAACAAATATAACATAACCGTTTGTATTAAAACatgtcaaaatttcaaaactcttttcaCCAAATGCTTATTACGATCCAATGATTtagtaacatcaaattaaaactaTTCATAACACAAGCGCTAATATTATTTAACTCTATTTATTGCATAATAATGATTTTGTATAATAATCGTTTAAGACATAATCCATTATCTCGATTCATCTCTCAAATTATAACTATTCGCATACTCATAGTCATTTCTTTAATGTTTAGATTTAAAACTCCTCTTGGCTTTTATTAGGACCACATTATTTTTAGTAACTCTCCAACTTAATTTACCACTTATcacatcaatcattattaaaacagTAACCTATGTAAAGTCAACTTCATTTGGAAACTCATCTAAGTCTTATCATTTCAATGCACTGGAAGGACTATTAAATTGGTGATCAATGAGATACTCTAAAATACTTACAACATTTAACTGTATCTTATGTGCACAAAGACGCTCATTCCACCTCATCATCagattattttattcttatatttTATAACTGCCCAGAAGGCCATGAAAAAACAAGTTATAATATCACTGGTtccttttaaatttcaattatcattCTATCCAGCTAACACTTTAAAATCCTCACGATTCTTCTTCACATTATCATCCGATTAAAACATTCATCACtccatataaatatttaataagacaaaattaTAAGTCTTAACTCAATAGTGCTCCCTTGAATCATAATTTTCTCCTTTGATACTCAAACTCATGTGTCTttaagaaggaaaagaaatcACCCATATTTTATCCAAAGAACCACttcaactattttttttttacaacaaATAGTGATTTAAAGGTCGTTATCACTCGACAAATATGAACTACTATATTCATTATGATGAGAGTTGGAtgcttacaaaaatcaaaatcaatgacAGGGGACCCTTATAGTAAATAATTCATCAAAGTAAATATAAAGTGATTAACTCAGGCTAGTAGGTTGACTACAGTTTTTACTCTCAACTGATTCTTAAGGTCTCACTACAAGCATAAGATGTTGGGCTTAAAACtatcaaatatatattaaattgacCAATTTAAAGCATCTGTCTCAATCACCGTATGAGATTCAAAATGTTTATTGGTAGACACGATTATGCCACACTAAAACTCAACACCAACATTACTATAGCTAATTACAAAGGTCGAGAGCCTCAATCTAGTAAGAATTATAACACTAGTGGAATAAACCTCATTTGCTACgtttttttggccataatatgctgcagttctggccccaagcattagtgatagtagtagatggcctattttaaatgctgcggttttaaacagCAGCAGAAAAGTGCACTATATGCTGTGGGACTCcatagaaccgcagcatatagtgcaacactatatgctgcgggactccatagaaccgcagcatatagtgcaacactatatgctgcgggcccccacaaaaccgcagcatatagtgttgcactatatgctgcggttttttgaaGCCTTGcagcatatatattatttttttggaggttttgcactatatgctgcggtttattGGAGGCCCAcaacatatattttattttattttatttttcttttttcgtttaatactaataaataatccaataatttacaatgtaaacaatgattaatccaataatccaaagataatcaccaattatcaccattaacctctttgtaaactctcgatagtatatataataatatatacatatacaaattaaagttctaaatctaaactaattacattatttaccaagaacaaaaattagcaagatacgcggcaatcttgtctttcaattggcacatttctccatctctcaaagggcgtgtttcccttagaatgtcgtataaaacctataatataatattaaattaaatgatacataaacattacattttaccaatagtaaatatataatattataatttaattagaacGTAACAAAAATACTTACGGCGttaatgttttcgactccaaccttcTTCATGGATTGTAAGATATCATctatgtatttgagagtgtagtagccgcaatcaacggtattatcAGCATGCCGAaaacactaagagaaaatagatgttagtgccaaatagtgttgtgtgccaagtttcgtgcaaaacaaaccaagtttgagctactttatgcgcgaaagtccaaaagaagcttaaaaacccataatgttgcaacttagcatgtaatttctagcatatgactattattttcaattctaaccacttcaacgcaataatatataccaaatagtgttgtgtgccatgtttcgtgcaaaacaaaccaagtatgagctactttatgcgcgaaagtccaaaaaaagcttaaaaactcataaaatcgcaacttagcacgtaatttctagcatatgactattattttagattctaaccacttcatcgcaataatatatata
Proteins encoded in this region:
- the LOC130825000 gene encoding uncharacterized protein LOC130825000; this encodes MTAFDGTSCPEEHLMAYKNLMLLYTTNPALWCKFFPTTLTGVALTWYTSLLGESIHTFAQLEGKFLGHFVASRRQEKSNFHLLSITQLEGESISSYLKKFHEAVLEVTDLEESVALNALINGMKAQKLMFQLVESQVKTYAEAMKQCQNYVTASEICQAHDPKKRRSEKKDPTSSHQSSRNREEHSSRAGATGLFVQNPHQT